A genomic window from Tolypothrix sp. PCC 7910 includes:
- a CDS encoding beta-ketoacyl-ACP synthase produces the protein MTNLKSQIPSPKLVKVVVTGIGLVSALGDSLEASWQKLIAGKSGIKLHQPFPQLEVFPLGLIGEQPAHLEKLTQSVVTAALQDAGLSSPLPDCAVVIGSSRGYQAAWEILAQQMYASDRVSSPLQTTEMENWLNTLPHMNAIAAARQIGATGSVLAPMAACATGIWAIAQATMLLQTGQYQRAIAGAVEAPITPLTLAGFQQMGALAKTGAYPFDLQREGFVLGEGAAVFVLESAALAKQRQAKIYGEILGFSLLNDAYHGNAPEPEAKSAISSIKQCLERSCLTPADIDYIHAHGTATQLNDRTESIAIKHLFSQKVAVSSTKGSTGHTLGASGALGVAFSLLALQNQILPPCVGLQQPEFDLNLVTTARQHQIQSALCFSFGFGGQNAVVALGQQY, from the coding sequence ATGACAAATTTAAAATCCCAAATCCCAAGTCCCAAATTGGTTAAGGTTGTTGTCACTGGTATTGGTCTAGTTTCTGCCTTAGGAGATAGCTTAGAGGCTAGTTGGCAGAAGTTAATCGCAGGTAAATCTGGAATTAAATTACATCAACCTTTTCCACAACTAGAAGTATTTCCTCTAGGGTTGATTGGTGAACAACCGGCGCACTTAGAAAAGCTAACTCAGTCGGTTGTGACTGCGGCTTTACAAGATGCTGGTTTATCATCCCCTTTACCTGATTGTGCTGTAGTCATTGGCTCAAGTCGTGGTTATCAAGCGGCTTGGGAAATACTCGCACAGCAAATGTACGCCAGCGATCGCGTTTCATCTCCCTTACAAACTACAGAGATGGAAAACTGGTTGAATACTTTACCACACATGAATGCGATCGCTGCTGCTAGACAAATTGGTGCTACTGGGAGTGTTTTAGCGCCAATGGCCGCTTGTGCTACAGGAATTTGGGCGATCGCCCAAGCTACTATGCTATTGCAAACTGGACAATATCAAAGAGCGATCGCCGGAGCCGTGGAAGCGCCAATTACACCCCTAACTTTGGCAGGGTTCCAGCAAATGGGCGCTTTAGCAAAAACTGGCGCTTATCCTTTTGATTTACAACGAGAAGGTTTTGTTTTAGGAGAAGGCGCAGCGGTATTTGTACTCGAATCTGCAGCATTAGCCAAGCAGCGACAAGCCAAAATTTATGGGGAAATCCTGGGTTTTAGCTTACTCAACGATGCATATCATGGTAATGCTCCCGAACCAGAAGCCAAAAGCGCCATCTCATCCATCAAGCAATGCTTAGAGCGTAGTTGTCTTACACCAGCAGATATTGATTACATTCACGCTCATGGTACAGCAACACAGCTAAACGATCGCACAGAGAGCATTGCGATCAAGCATTTGTTTAGCCAAAAAGTTGCAGTGAGTTCAACTAAAGGAAGTACAGGCCATACCCTTGGCGCTTCCGGCGCTTTAGGTGTAGCTTTTTCACTGCTAGCCTTGCAAAATCAAATTTTGCCTCCTTGCGTGGGATTGCAGCAGCCAGAGTTTGATTTAAATCTAGTAACCACTGCCCGTCAACATCAGATTCAATCTGCCCTGTGTTTCAGTTTTGGCTTTGGCGGTCAAAATGCAGTAGTAGCTTTAGGGCAACAATATTAA
- a CDS encoding DUF928 domain-containing protein: MNWIKRPLLLVAFSVPFLLEIATIPSLTTQAQAQVNPALLSQQQKQPWLISQAFKPPQRGLPPASAGGATRGSSYCVQKNQLLTPLLPKENLGLTFAERPTFFWRVPTSSVKTAQFVILGESNKASTDDDDVVYETTLNIPAKPGIMKFALPATAAPLKVGKRYHWYLTLVCDEQNPTRNPNVEGWVERAQPEATLTKALQQADAFKRPRLYAEAGIWHEALTSYVELRCSDPNNLKVKADWGQFLQSVGLKALAADPIIDCCSSNK, translated from the coding sequence ATGAATTGGATCAAGCGGCCTCTACTTTTGGTAGCCTTTTCCGTACCTTTTCTTTTGGAAATCGCTACTATTCCTAGTTTAACCACACAGGCACAAGCCCAAGTTAACCCAGCATTGCTAAGTCAGCAACAAAAACAGCCTTGGCTAATCAGTCAAGCTTTTAAGCCACCTCAACGAGGATTACCACCAGCTAGTGCTGGTGGTGCTACTCGTGGCTCCAGCTATTGTGTACAGAAAAATCAATTATTAACGCCCTTATTGCCGAAAGAGAATTTAGGGTTAACCTTTGCAGAGCGGCCTACCTTTTTCTGGCGAGTGCCTACATCTTCTGTCAAAACAGCCCAGTTTGTGATCTTAGGTGAGTCAAATAAGGCGAGTACAGATGATGATGATGTAGTTTATGAAACGACTTTGAATATACCAGCTAAACCTGGCATTATGAAATTTGCGCTTCCTGCAACTGCTGCTCCTTTAAAAGTCGGTAAACGCTATCACTGGTATTTGACATTAGTTTGTGATGAGCAAAATCCCACCAGAAATCCTAATGTAGAAGGATGGGTTGAACGCGCACAACCAGAAGCAACGCTAACCAAGGCTCTACAACAAGCAGATGCGTTCAAACGTCCAAGACTCTATGCGGAAGCTGGTATTTGGCATGAAGCACTAACCAGTTATGTTGAGTTACGTTGTAGTGACCCGAATAATTTGAAGGTCAAAGCTGATTGGGGGCAATTCTTGCAATCAGTTGGTTTGAAGGCGTTGGCAGCAGACCCAATAATTGATTGTTGCTCAAGTAACAAATAG
- the csaB gene encoding polysaccharide pyruvyl transferase CsaB: protein MRALLSGYYGKGNGGDEALLATLLQMLPPHVTPVVLSGNLEETRDRYGVESYDRMAFLPVLQALRSCDAFIWGGGSLIQDVTSTISPVYYGGLMALAQMMGLKTVAWGQGIGPLKRPQTRWLARKTFAACTKVSVRDRASAALLSEWQIPCILAPDPVWALEAKPVPGLTDLPGSRVAVTLRSHPQLTETRLANLTHALVEFQKATQTFILLLPFQKSEDLNIAEAIQPHLKDVSQIMCLEDPQLLKGVYHNVEMTIGMRLHSLIMAAAEGCRCFALSYDPKVNRLMEDLSMPGWDLVNLPNDPNIISKAWIEHYAHGNPLSSEQIQSLVDRALMHRELLIAALEI from the coding sequence ATGCGGGCTTTATTATCTGGGTATTACGGAAAAGGGAATGGTGGTGACGAAGCTTTACTAGCAACGCTATTGCAGATGCTACCGCCTCATGTCACGCCTGTAGTACTTTCTGGTAATCTTGAAGAAACCCGCGATCGCTATGGTGTGGAAAGTTATGATCGCATGGCTTTTTTACCTGTACTGCAAGCTTTGCGTTCTTGTGATGCTTTTATTTGGGGTGGTGGAAGTTTAATCCAAGATGTTACCAGCACCATTAGCCCTGTTTATTATGGGGGATTGATGGCATTAGCCCAAATGATGGGCTTAAAAACCGTTGCTTGGGGTCAGGGAATTGGGCCGTTGAAACGTCCCCAAACTCGCTGGTTAGCACGAAAAACTTTTGCCGCTTGTACAAAAGTGAGCGTACGCGATCGCGCCAGTGCAGCTTTGTTATCTGAGTGGCAAATCCCTTGTATCCTTGCTCCCGATCCCGTTTGGGCCTTGGAAGCTAAACCAGTACCCGGACTTACGGATTTACCTGGTTCTAGAGTTGCTGTAACTTTGCGATCGCATCCACAACTGACCGAAACACGCTTGGCAAATTTAACGCATGCGTTAGTTGAGTTTCAAAAAGCTACACAAACTTTTATTTTGTTATTGCCTTTTCAAAAAAGTGAAGATTTAAATATTGCTGAGGCAATTCAACCACACCTCAAAGATGTTAGCCAGATTATGTGTTTAGAAGATCCGCAACTTTTAAAAGGTGTGTATCACAATGTAGAGATGACAATCGGGATGCGCTTACACAGCTTAATTATGGCTGCGGCTGAAGGTTGTCGCTGTTTTGCTTTGAGTTACGATCCCAAAGTAAATCGTCTGATGGAAGATTTATCTATGCCTGGATGGGATTTGGTGAATTTACCAAACGATCCCAACATCATTAGTAAAGCTTGGATCGAGCATTATGCTCATGGTAATCCATTATCCTCAGAGCAAATTCAGTCTTTAGTAGATCGTGCATTAATGCATCGTGAATTATTGATTGCAGCTTTAGAAATTTAG
- a CDS encoding DUF2499 domain-containing protein, with protein MHVLSIPTWIIHVSSVIEWIAAIWLIWTYGELTGNRTWWGLSFAMLPALVSAMCACTWHYFDNPESLEWLVTLQATMTLFGNFTLWAAAVWIWRSAKSAHKGINSVANQPIKSER; from the coding sequence ATGCATGTGCTTTCAATTCCCACCTGGATTATTCATGTTTCTAGCGTCATTGAGTGGATTGCCGCTATTTGGTTAATCTGGACTTACGGTGAACTCACTGGTAACCGGACTTGGTGGGGATTGTCCTTCGCCATGTTACCAGCTTTGGTTAGTGCTATGTGTGCTTGCACTTGGCACTATTTTGACAATCCCGAATCTTTGGAATGGCTGGTAACACTTCAAGCTACCATGACCTTATTTGGTAATTTTACCCTTTGGGCCGCTGCCGTTTGGATTTGGCGTTCTGCCAAGTCTGCTCACAAGGGAATTAATTCTGTTGCAAACCAACCTATCAAATCAGAGCGATGA
- a CDS encoding DUF3593 domain-containing protein, translating to MISKDALFALSLFPYLGFLWFISRSKLMPRLALYGFYGTLVFVGITIPAGIYAKIHYKEALANVDWLHGSAELFLTLSNILIVLGFWQAVKQLKTKTSPENTQA from the coding sequence ATGATATCTAAAGATGCCCTTTTTGCCCTTTCGCTGTTTCCTTATTTGGGTTTCTTGTGGTTTATCAGCCGCAGCAAGCTAATGCCACGTTTAGCTTTGTATGGTTTTTACGGCACTTTAGTTTTTGTGGGTATCACCATTCCAGCGGGAATTTATGCCAAAATCCATTACAAAGAGGCTTTAGCAAATGTCGATTGGCTGCACGGTAGTGCAGAGCTGTTCTTGACCCTGTCTAACATTTTGATTGTGCTAGGTTTCTGGCAAGCTGTAAAGCAGTTAAAAACGAAAACTTCCCCAGAAAACACTCAAGCATAG
- the hisA gene encoding 1-(5-phosphoribosyl)-5-[(5-phosphoribosylamino)methylideneamino]imidazole-4-carboxamide isomerase gives MDVIPAIDLLAGRCVRLYQGDYDRSQVFSENPADVAKKWVDQGAARLHVVDLDGAKAGKVVNLEAIEAIAQAVSVPIQVGGGLRDRASVQQLFNIGVQRAILGTVAVEQPQLVQQLCQDFPGQIIVGIDARKGLVATRGWLETSEVLATQLAVQMQELGAAAIIYTDIHRDGTLSGPNLEALRELAATISIPVIASGGVSSVSDLLSLLVLEPQGVNGVIVGRALYTGDIDLKEALRAIGPGRIQDIPPNLDFTSFA, from the coding sequence ATGGATGTAATTCCAGCAATTGATTTATTAGCAGGCCGTTGTGTAAGACTTTATCAGGGAGACTACGATCGCTCCCAAGTATTTAGTGAAAACCCAGCTGATGTTGCGAAAAAGTGGGTTGATCAAGGTGCAGCTAGGCTCCATGTAGTAGATTTGGATGGCGCGAAAGCAGGTAAAGTTGTCAACTTGGAAGCCATCGAAGCGATCGCACAAGCAGTATCAGTACCGATTCAAGTAGGCGGGGGATTACGCGATCGCGCTAGCGTCCAGCAATTATTCAATATCGGCGTACAACGCGCCATTCTGGGAACAGTTGCTGTCGAACAACCCCAACTAGTACAACAACTCTGTCAAGACTTTCCGGGACAAATTATTGTTGGGATTGATGCGCGGAAGGGATTGGTGGCAACTCGCGGTTGGTTGGAAACCTCAGAAGTTTTAGCAACTCAATTAGCCGTACAAATGCAAGAATTGGGAGCAGCCGCGATTATTTACACTGATATTCACCGTGATGGTACTCTCTCAGGGCCAAACTTAGAAGCTTTGCGAGAACTCGCTGCTACAATTTCCATCCCCGTAATTGCTTCAGGTGGGGTGAGTTCTGTTAGCGATTTGTTGAGCTTGTTGGTGTTGGAACCACAAGGCGTAAATGGCGTAATTGTAGGACGTGCCTTATATACTGGCGATATTGATTTAAAAGAAGCATTGCGTGCCATCGGGCCTGGAAGAATTCAAGATATCCCACCAAATCTCGATTTTACTAGCTTTGCTTAA